The segment agagaaccttttcatgatatgctaattttttgagataggaattttgggttttcatgagctgtatgcccaaaattatcaatattaaaacaataaaaggcttgaactacttcagttgtgtttaatgaatctaaaatatatgaaagtctaatgtttatcagtacattacagaaaataatgaactttatcacaatatgctaatttttggaaaaggacctgtataccaGGCGCAGTGCAAATCAGCATAGTGacaaataaagaataaagaatgtCTGTACATTTGACAACACTAGTTCAGACGTATGTCTAAGATCATGGCTAATTTTGAAGTGGACAGCCTTAGCTAGCATTTTTACATCTGTAAGGTAATCCTGCCTTACCAGGAAATCCTTCAAGAGGTCCTCCACTGCTTCTCCCATGTTAAGGTTGAGACATTTAAGTGCAATCTCCCTCTTTGTATTGGTGCCAGTATCCTGCATCAAGATAGTAAAAATTAACACTggccttcacatttttttttttcataacagTGCAAAGGAGACTCCAAATACTCAATTTTGGTCATATACATATGTGTTATACATTATTCAAACTATATACCTTTTTTGTTTCCACCTGAGAACTCCAATATCCTGCATAAGAGTGAGATAAGTGAGAGAGTACaagacagagagaaaaagattatatttaaatcaacacacattaATCCATTTTAACAGTCTCACAATACAGCGTAAGATTTATATTACTATATCATAAAGTGCTGTGTGTATTATCATCATCTTGATCATTTTAAGTAAACACTTTcattaaagaacatttaaatTAACCAAatcttaaattatttattatgactTTAACAGTTTTAAACACGCTCAGACGTGTCCCAAAGAAACCATTCTCTGTTCAGTGTAACGTTACTGGTGAACCGAAAACTATTGCAACCGACTCACTAACGAGAACCACTCTAGTTGGGCACGCTGCACATAATGCAACTTATGTGTGTGTAACACGGAGAATAGAGAGCGGGTCTAACGCTTTACATAAAGTCATAAAAACGTCTAGATTGGTTCTCCTTACTGACTCGGAGCGAGAACTTTTTCTAAACTATGCGTAAATTGTCCGCCATTACACATGTGGTCTCCCGGCGCCATTACTACTGCAGTAAAAGGCAATGCATTTTCATATTAGCCTAACGGTAGTGTTTTGACACAGACAACGTTAAAACATTAAGCATTTACATCCATTATCAGCTGAATATTTGATTTGGAAGTATTTTACTAACCTTCAAAACCGTATAAATGAGTGACTGGTGCGTCGTCGGCAATCCACTGACCGTTGGCTTGTGCATTCTGGTGATGACGGTGCGGTGGAGCTTTGTGTTTAAAGCGCATGCGCATGTCTAACCTAAAAATTGTACATTcgtcaaaacaaaaatttcttGATTGAGTTTATAATGAGAAATATTTAGATTGAGCAatgttttaaactaaaaaaatattacttgaaaaataaaacaaataattataAACTGAATTGAAAGACAAATTATTAATTGATTGAGGAACTGCTTGAAAAACTTTTTTCAGTGTAGAGAGAAACTGtacgcatgtgatcaatgtgataaaatatttttgtggGCTTCAGTCCTGACAAAGCACCTGAGATCTCATAAAAATGAGAAACCACATTTATGTCATTTATGTGGAAAGTGTttaacgagttccctcttacagataatgaactgagtgaaaggttgagcgtatttggcgtgctgtccgggagagggcctcgagctcggtagccattcccgagcccagggctctcccccgcccagggggaggggtccgagctcagcattggcccgaaccctataagcgctcccccctTTTTGGGAaaaaggtgaggagacggggtggaggagggcctttgatgaaacaagagatagtgaaggtaggaatgttgtgatatttatagggatttcctgggttgattggataaggggaatgattgctgatggtgaaccagccgtgttaattatctgagcgagctcctccctaaatttgttcagaaaacatcaCTTAACGAGTTCGctcttacagataatgaactgaatgaaaggttgagcgtatttggcgtgctgtccgggagagggcctcgagctcggtaacCATTCCcgagaggcttctgcggaagcgggcttgTGTTGCGGGGTACGAAATAGTGGGGGTGAGTAGGACTGGACTGGGATGATTGCTTTAGCTTAGCAGTGTTTGGTGGGCTTCTTTGATGTGGGAGCGGTCTGATCGGatgtagctcttgaaagcttctgacgaccagcgaccgagtgtttggatttgctgctgggagaggcctttttgggctgctgttgttgctgcgcCGATTCGAAaggaatggctggagaagttgtCGGCTGGGATGCCGGATAAGAGTAATACAGACTTAAGGTGTTTCTGAAACCAGAAACGGGTGACAGGACGGTTGGAGTCGTCTGTAAAGAGGGGGTCAGATGGGTTTTTTGATTTAGATTTCATGATCTGCAaaaaggctaggagggtttggaagggTTGGATGGGCGACTGGAGGTTGAAAATGTAAATGAAGTGGCCTCTCTTGGAttggtctgttttgctttgtttgataAAATAGGAAATAGCTTCACTGCCTAGTACTGCTAGGTCAGAAATGgttgggtggatggctgggttgaagctagatgtgatggcgagctcagagcaccTGAGGAAGctgaaaaaagccaggataaacatggcgTCTAGCGTGCGGGCGGTGTGGATGGATTGATAGCCTTTTCGGAGGGTGGAAATGCACTTTGATAGCACTTTGAGTGTTATCGGTTGGCGGGTGTCTGGGCGggtggggtgggttttttgtatacCTTTAATGAGTAGGGCTGTCTGGGAATTGGAAATTTGGGTGGAAGGTGAGCCGTATAGAAGTTTGTGGAAGAATTGGATGCCGCtaaggtatcctttaatggagctGACTTGGAGGTTTTTGATGGCGTTAAGATAGGAGATGAAGGAGGTGATGGCTAGCAAGGAGAAGTCGGGGAACGATAGCTTGTAAGCCgcgtgaaatgttttgaaacatttCCAAGCTGTAAGGTAGGACTGAAGGGTTCTGGGGGAAACGgcttggagaatggaattgagggaagcttcgaggaggggtctcagggggtggtttatgggaatatcagctctgaatagggaggtactggggtcGGGAGTGGGTCTGCCTCCGGCGCCAAGGATCTGAATTTCTGGAAGGAAAAACGAGAAAGAGAGTCATCTATTTGGTTTTTTGACCCAGGGATGTGTTTAGCGGTGATAATGAATTGGTCGCGAGCCGAAATCCAAATTAGGCGTCTTAGCAAAGGCATTAGGGTAggggagtgggaacggcctttATTGACGCAATGCACGGTAGCTTCGTTGTCACAGTGGACGAGGATGCTAGTGGCAGACCACTCTTTACCCCATAGAGAGGCCGCAACGACTAGTGGATATAGCTCGAAtagtgctgaggatgatagctgggGCGGCAAGTTGGCCATCTGGGGGGGCCATGTGGATGCGAACCAGCGGCCTTTGAAAAAACCGCCAAAACCGATAGAGGGGGCGGCGTCTGTAAACAGTTGGATGTCGATCGGGGAAGAAATTAGATTATTATAGAAAAAAGATAATCCGTTCCATTGCTGGAGGAAGGATATCCACAGACTGAGCTCGTTTTGGCATGGGTCTGTTAGGGATATTTGATCTTCTAGGGCGTGGGCGGAAGATGCAAGTGAAAGGAGGTGGGAGATGAAGGGGCAGCCTTGCGGGATGATGCGCATAGCGAAGGTTAAATGACCTAGAATGGACAGAAGCTCGCGCTTCGAGCAGCTTGGATTGGCTAGGAGAGAGGAACAAACCAGTATGGTTCTATCAATTTTTTCTTTGGGTAGCGAGGCCTGGAATTTTTGGGAATCCAGgttgatgcccaaaaattcaATGGAAGTGCTTGGGCCTAAggttttgtcttgggcgaggggaatcccgagctctgaGAAAACTTTTTGGGTGGTCAGAAGATGAGCTACTGGGACGGAGTCGGGGGGCGAGATTATCAAAAAGTCGTCTAGGAGATGGACTAACGACGGTATGCCGTAATTGTTGGAGAgaatccagcaaattgcctctgaaAGCATGTCGAAAATTTTTGGCCTGCTTCTGCAGCCGAAGGTGAGGCGGACGGCAAAATAGTATTTATTCTGCCAGCAAATGCCGAATAGATGCcaaaaatctgggtggatgggcatgactttaaaggcggaggtgatgtcgactttggccagccaagcaccGCGGCCTGCTTTTTTGATCAGGGTAATGGCTTGGTCAATGTCGTGGTAGTGAAGAGAAAATTCGCCGAGCgggatgaggctgttaatgctcgGAAACTGGGAATTATGCGGGGACGACAGATTGATTATAAGACGTTTCTTACCAGAAAATTTTCTAGTAGCTACGCCAATGGGGCTGACCCGAAAGACGGTGAAGGGAGGAGTGGGGAAGGGGCCGATCATGAAGTTCGCTTCTAATTCTTTGCATGGGCCCCGCCGCAAAAATTACACACATGCATGAACCGGCAGCGTTGCCTTGTGCATCTGCCGCTGTTGAAGCTGGCGCATTCCgcatggggggggggggcggcGGCGGAATGAGTGAGAGGGCGTAGTGAGATTGTCCATGAGCCGCGGGACATAGCTGGTGGATTTGGGCTGGGAAGGTTCAGGGCAGGGGGGAATAGATGGATTTATGAAAGGGCAAATGACAGTGGAGTGGTTGAATGAACGACAGACAGCGCAGGAAATGTTGCGACAGCCTAAAAATACCCTGCTGTGTAATTCGGTGTCTAGAGCCCCCCAGTAAGGGCACTGATTCCACTGTGAAATCCGGATGGCACATTTTGCGGCGAAAAGCTTATGGTAGGTGTAGAAATGGGATCCCCCTTATGATAATGCGAGCTCAGCGATTATGGTGAGGTAATCGCCGAGCTCGCGCCTTCTGTGTGGAAAAACGGTGCAGATTACTTCTAAGTAGCGGGTGAATGCGATGGTGAATTCGGCAAAAGATAAGATGCGTGACGGATTGTTAGTGGAATTTTTGAGAGTGACTGAAAAATCGCCGCAATTGATTTGGCGATCGGAAGTTGGAGGAGAGATAGGAGAAAGTAGACAAAAAAGGTCGATATCCGCACCTGATAGGATCTGGTTCCTGATGGAGGTTGGCACTAGGGGTGGTTCCAGGGCTAAGGCGTTTGGGGGAACGGGCAAGGGTGTTGCTGAGGCGAGCGTGAAAGAAGGGCGGGCTTGGGCGTGAGAAAAAGTGGCTGTTTGCGGAGGCATGCTCACGCTTGGGGCGATTACTGGGACTGATGGCAGAGAAAGAAGGAGGGGGGGGATAGGGGGCGCTGGGGCTTGCGTCATTGACGGCGGCATGCGCGCGTCAGACGCGAATCCTGTAAAGAGTGAGGGAGGGCGGAGTGGCGGGCGCTGGGGCTTGCGCCGGCTGTGAAGGGGTACTGGCGCTGGAGTGAGATGGCGGCGCTGCCGGCCATGGGAAGGAAAGGGGAGTGTGGGGAGGCTCAGGCTGAAGCTCTCGACGGCTTGAAGAATCTCAATCAAATGTGATTCTCAAATGGCCTCCACGGTCAGCAGATCTCAATCCAATAGAGCACCTTTGGGATGTGGTGGAACGGGAGATTCGCATCATGGATGTGCAGCTGACAAATCTGCAGCAACAACAAAGTCAATATGGACCAAAATCTCTGAGGAATATTTCCAGTACCTTGTTGAATCTATGCCACGAAGGATTAAGGCAGTTCTGAAGGCAAGAAGTTCCAACCCGATACTAGTAAGGTGTACCTAATAAAGCGGCCAGTGAGTGTTGCAATGCAATCAAACTTCTTAAAGTAAATTTAAATAGTCTGGAGCCTTTCATTTAATGTgtctttttacacaatgcaaaaaGGCCATCTTTACAAATGTTACAACATTTTCAGTGCCGTAAgtcagtcattcccaaaggcggggtcccgacccacaagtgggtcgcgggagattttgtatgggtcgccaagtcgagcactatttttcagtgcgctatatactcttgattaaaatttatatgtgtagttcacctataagccgcacgagggagctcgtcgttttcttctgctttctttttttgttgttgttctttagctgcgctctgcatcgcctgtttcatactccgtctgcagtgcgtatgcgttgcgtatttccCCCCCCACCCATGTTAatggattagagcgttcacactgcacgcggttgctgtccagcagtgcgtctcagaagcagtgcgtttgcagcagagcagcgatagtttcggcagagtctattttttgctgtgctgcaagcgctgaattaaagtgacagcgcattgttcgctgtaaaaatgtattgacacgaaaatgcatataaatgaagtccactgtttcacagtcaacacgtggctttttggctaggtttaaaataaggaaaagtgcagttttaaagaaaaaggcaacataatacgtgcacttgtccaggtagaaaagttcttttaaggattgtttttaacaaagatttagtgcgaaagaaaagcatgagagccgactgtttctgtctgtggtaagttttaattaaaatatttttgaaagtccaatttcaattagaaaaggaagctaaagcttccctatgttgtgtttaaatgtgttgcaacttgcttgagcaacttaatatacaaatctagaagtcaagtgcattgaataatacgttgtttttattgaatttaaacgtgaatatgtctgttattgtattagtttactgtgataaaagacgatcacaatgctgaaaaagcacttttggatttgaaatcaaaataacagataaatattgtgtttgtggtaaacagcattttctgcaaatctgcattttacttaaataaaaaaaaatgtgctttgtcaaatatctgtatcttttttaaatagttaagtggaagcatgaccttaaaaatggtcatacatattttgttaatgcataaattatcttcgtgatatatgaactatatgggcctaatgtttattgggtcacaaggatttatcgactttaaaatgtgggtccccagaaaaaaagtttgggaaacactgccgTAAGTGATAAAACGAATAACTTATTGTTTTTGATGCTGGatacccgagttcgcgtccgccttttggtgcaCAAGGCTCTGTTCTTGGAATTAGCCGTCTATGTGTTTTGTAATAACTTTACACAACGTTTAGTGAATGCAATGATATGCATCCATTAAACAACAACACCTAAAATACAACTGTAAAATATTCAGAATATTATTCCCTATCATGCacaaggcttttttttttctgattatgCCTTTGTTTTTATATGTGGTACATAAaccatatttttgatattttttaacaTACTGTACCTacttaaattattttaactttgCCACTGTTTGATATAATGATATAATAGGTATCAAACCTATTGTACAAATCCCAGAATATTATTCCCTATAATgcacaagcttttttttttcagatttttttttttctgaatattattgtaatattcagaaaatattttttttttctgaatattattgtaatattcagaaaatatatatttttttctgaatattaTTGTACATGATACATTATATTTTTTGGGTTGTTGACACTCCTGGAACACATTTAAAACCATTTATTATGAACACAACTTCAGCTAAAGTAATCAAATCAACTTTATCAGTTATCAGTTATATTTAACTCTATCAGTTAAATATAttgaatcatttaaaaataaaaataataataataataacaataagttaatgaattaaaaaataaaaaatcccttCATGTTTCACTTTGTTTTAAAACCCATGTTTTGTTTTCTGATAAACAGAAATATAATTAACTGAcctaataatagtattttttatcCTATTTTTATCTTATGAGATTTacgatattttattttacacagtatatatatatatatatatatatatatatatatatattctgttttAGATGTTTTAAACTGTATGAAATTGCTCTGTATTTGCCTTGTACTCTTTAATTTGTACCATTTAAGGTAAATAAGgttcaaaaatgcatttttacttTTGCACCTCGGTGACAGCATTGTTACTTTTGTTTCTGAGAATGTATGTTTAAATTCAGCTCTTTCATTTTAATGGCAAAGGAAATAAAATATTGATGGCCATTAATGTGAAAGTAATGGATCTAAACATCGGAGCGTGACACAAATGGTTATTTAAGAAGAACGTTTAAAATTTTACAAAAGTGTTTTCCCATTTCAACTATTCACATGCTTTTAATATAGAAAAATACTAAATGTCATAATCCGATGAATTAGCCCTGTGCATAAGGAATAATATTTTCCATAATTTGCAGTTGTTTGATAACTACCTTAAATGGTGGCAGAGTTGAATGGATTTAAGTGGTCCAGTATAGTAAACATATCAAAAATATGGTTTCAGTAccacatatataaaaataataaagatatataaaaaacataacaCTCTTGGTGCATTTTAGGGAATAATATTCTGCACATTTTACAGTTGGTTTGATTTCTTTACCTCAAACAGTGGCAGAGTTGAATTAATTTAAGTGGGTTCAGttcaataaaacataaaaatatggttTCAGTACCACATGTAAAAATAATACAGATATAATAAAAAAGCCTTTTGCATTATAGGAcattaaattctaaatattttacagtaaatCTGATCCTTTAGATCAAATGGTGTTGTCATTTAATGGATTTATATCATTGCATACATTTAAAGTTATTACTTAAAAAGGATCAACACTCACAGCCACATTATGTTTAGCTTAAATCGCTGTTATAACCCCTGCTGTAGAATATGACCATCATATTTTTGTCACACTTCAGGCAGGAGCAGACGAACAACGACGTGGTGAAACGAACAGTCTTTAATTATCCACAGGAAACACAGGGAGGTAAGGTTAAGGTCCGACAAGGCAGGAGGGTAAAAACACACATTAAACAGACAGACTGAGTAacacacacaggtgcagacaatgagggagaaaccaaaacacagcaGCTGATTAACTTTACTGCAGTTCATGAGTTTGCAGCAGTGCTTTGAGTTTCTCTTCTCTCAGACTAAAATAAGCTTTTGTATCTCAGCTTGTTCTACTTTAGCAATATTAATAGACCTTAGTGTTACTggcattatatgggtcaaaaactGATTGATGAGTTTGTTTTCTTACCTGAACTCTTGACAGTATATGTGGCTGAGGTCTTGACTTGATCTCCGTGAGTGACATTGCATCTCCACTCTCTGTTGTCATCTTCATTCAGGAGTGTTGTAGTCAGAGTGATGATACAGCGTCTTGGAGCTGATTCCTGATATCTGGAGTCTGATATTGTCCGTTTAACACCAGTCTGATTCACCCAGAACAGATCAATTCTCTGAAAACGTATCCAATCATCACAAGAGACTCCATATGATGAATACAACTGACAGGAGAGAGTCACAGAGCTGCCTGGACTGATCTCAGTCTGTGAGGATGATGAagagactgaaacacaaaataacacacaaaacacacactttTCAATCTTTATGGGAAATTAAATGGAGAATTTGCTCTTTTTAAATTGACCACATAATCATAAAATTACCGCGAATAACATGCAGATAAACACGTGTATCATCTCCTTGTTTTTGTCCATTCACATATTGTCGGCAGCTGTATAATCCATAATCTTCTTTTGTGATGTTCTTGATGTTCAGAGAGCAGTCAGACCCCAGACTCAGTCTCTCATGTCTCTCTGTGTCATTCTTCTTTATCCCTAAACCAATCAGTTCAACTGCTGCTGAATGTCTGCTATTATAGATCCATGTAGTTGATTTACAGTCAGGAAGAGCATTATTACAGGGCAGACGGACATCTTCACCAGAACTGATGAACACATGAACATCATCCTCTCCACTGGTATCTGAAACACAAGAACATTTGAGTGATTATTATTTATACATTCATTATTATATATAGAACGAGAGAAAGCTGTTTAAATCACAAGCACGCTCTTAATATGAAGATAATTCAGCATCAGATGTGTGTAAAACTGTTTTAATGCATCCAGGGATAATCTAGTATGTTCTGTATGTAACACcagaataaaataaactttatgtgTTTCCAAGACTAATTCCACTAAATGTTTCTTACTGAGAAAGTACAGCTGTGTTTACCTGTGAGAAGTGAAGAGAGAAAGATCAGTCCCAGCAGACACAGATGACACTTATCAgccattttctc is part of the Garra rufa chromosome 1, GarRuf1.0, whole genome shotgun sequence genome and harbors:
- the LOC141333109 gene encoding uncharacterized protein; amino-acid sequence: MADKCHLCLLGLIFLSSLLTDTSGEDDVHVFISSGEDVRLPCNNALPDCKSTTWIYNSRHSAAVELIGLGIKKNDTERHERLSLGSDCSLNIKNITKEDYGLYSCRQYVNGQKQGDDTRVYLHVIRVSSSSSQTEISPGSSVTLSCQLYSSYGVSCDDWIRFQRIDLFWVNQTGVKRTISDSRYQESAPRRCIITLTTTLLNEDDNREWRCNVTHGDQVKTSATYTVKSSGKKTNSSISF